The following coding sequences lie in one Micromonospora sp. R77 genomic window:
- a CDS encoding Fur family transcriptional regulator, producing MSESSLAELLRSRGLRLTAQRQLVLQAVLELGHATPEQVHTAVREVAAGVNITTIYRTLELLERLGLVTHTHLSHGSPTYHAAGEHQHVHLVCRECGGIDEIDPELLRPLADQLATQRGFRVDIGHVALFGVCGHCEDGEQE from the coding sequence GTGTCCGAATCCTCCCTGGCGGAACTGCTCCGCTCCCGTGGGCTGCGGCTGACGGCGCAGCGGCAACTGGTCCTCCAGGCGGTGCTGGAGCTGGGGCACGCCACGCCGGAGCAGGTGCACACCGCGGTCCGGGAGGTCGCCGCCGGGGTCAACATCACCACCATCTACCGCACGCTGGAGCTGCTGGAACGGCTCGGCCTGGTGACCCACACCCACCTGTCGCACGGCTCGCCGACCTATCACGCGGCCGGCGAGCACCAGCACGTCCACCTGGTCTGCCGGGAGTGCGGCGGGATCGACGAGATCGATCCCGAGCTGCTCCGCCCGCTCGCCGACCAGCTGGCCACCCAGCGCGGATTCCGGGTCGACATCGGGCACGTGGCGCTCTTCGGCGTCTGCGGCCACTGCGAGGACGGGGAACAGGAATGA
- a CDS encoding aminotransferase class IV, whose product MVAARVAVLGRGVVPAGEVVLRGDDRGALHGDGLFETLHLRAGRPWLLDAHLARLRAGAAAVELPLPPDGVLVELLDTVAAGWPAEVEGALRLVCTRGPEGGGPPSVWATLAEVPAASRRARRDGVTVATLPLGVSAEVRAGLDWLPTGTKSTSYAVNTAAQRWATRNGVDDVLWLSTEGYVLEGPRSNVVWLSGGTLCTVPPARTGVLPGTTAGWLLAHAPDLGLTAAERMVTPAELVTADGAWLTSSIRGLTEIRTLDTTPRPRSDHTRTLQTLLGFPVPPPSPPTSAS is encoded by the coding sequence GTGGTGGCAGCGCGGGTGGCGGTGCTCGGCCGGGGTGTCGTACCGGCCGGGGAGGTGGTGCTGCGCGGCGACGACCGGGGCGCACTGCACGGCGACGGGCTCTTCGAGACCCTGCACCTGCGCGCCGGCCGGCCCTGGCTGCTCGACGCCCACCTGGCCCGGCTCCGGGCCGGCGCGGCGGCCGTGGAGCTACCGCTGCCCCCCGACGGCGTGCTGGTCGAGCTGCTGGACACGGTCGCCGCGGGCTGGCCGGCCGAGGTCGAGGGGGCGCTGCGGCTGGTGTGCACCCGGGGTCCGGAGGGGGGCGGGCCACCGAGCGTCTGGGCCACCCTCGCCGAGGTGCCGGCGGCATCCCGGCGGGCCCGCCGGGACGGGGTGACCGTGGCGACCCTTCCGCTCGGGGTGTCGGCCGAGGTCCGTGCCGGGCTGGACTGGCTGCCGACCGGCACCAAGTCCACGTCGTACGCGGTGAACACCGCCGCCCAGCGCTGGGCCACCCGCAACGGCGTGGACGACGTGCTCTGGCTCTCCACCGAGGGCTACGTGCTGGAGGGGCCGAGGTCGAACGTGGTCTGGCTCTCCGGTGGGACGCTCTGCACGGTGCCGCCCGCCCGGACCGGAGTACTGCCCGGCACCACCGCCGGCTGGCTCCTGGCCCACGCCCCCGACCTGGGCCTGACCGCGGCCGAGCGGATGGTCACCCCGGCGGAGCTGGTCACCGCCGACGGCGCCTGGCTCACCTCGTCCATCCGCGGCCTCACCGAGATCCGCACCCTGGACACCACCCCCCGCCCGCGCTCCGACCACACCCGAACCCTCCAAACCCTCCTCGGCTTCCCCGTCCCACCCCCATCCCCGCCCACCTCGGCGAGTTGA